The following are encoded together in the Ovis aries strain OAR_USU_Benz2616 breed Rambouillet chromosome 15, ARS-UI_Ramb_v3.0, whole genome shotgun sequence genome:
- the LOC101112158 gene encoding olfactory receptor 51I2-like has protein sequence MFLCLPRLKRSQISGDLNCLPKMLASWSFANISFFQPPAFLMIGIPGLEVIHGWISIPFSSMYTAALTGNCLILLAVRRTPSLHQPMYYFLSMLALTDVGLTLATMPTTLAVLWFDHRLISFNACLVQMFFLHFFSVVESSVLLAMSFDRFVAISNPLRYASVLTNTVIIRIGLAVVARATVSLFPGPFLLKRLNFCPGKILLSHSFCFHADVMKRACADITVNIIYGLYVVLSTVGFDSLLIVLSYTLILHTVMSLASPRERIRALNTCVSHILAVLVFFIPVIGVSMIHRFGRHLPPIVHALVAYVYLVVPPVLNPIIYSVKSKPIREAMLRVLREKRKG, from the coding sequence ATGTTTTTGTGTCTGCCCAGATTGAAAAGGTCACAAATTTCTGGAGACCTCAACTGCCTTCCCAAGATGCTTGCTTCCTGGTCCTTTGCCAATATCTCCTTCTTCCAGCCTCCTGCTTTCCTGATGATTGGCATCCCAGGCCTGGAGGTCATTCATGGCTGGatctccatccccttctcctccatgtACACTGCGGCCCTCACTGGAAACTGCCTGATCCTCTTGGCTGTGAGGAGGACCCCCAGCCTGCACCAGCCCATGTACTACTTCCTGTCCATGCTGGCCCTCACCGACGTGGGCCTCACCTTGGCCACAATGCCCACCACGCTGGCTGTGCTCTGGTTTGACCATCGGCTCATCAGCTTCAACGCCTGTCTGGTCCAGATGTTCTTCCTCCACTTCTTCTCCGTGGTGGAGTCCTCGGTGCTCCTGGCCATGTCGTTTGACCGCTTTGTGGCCATCTCCAACCCCCTGCGCTATGCCTCTGTCCTCACGAACACTGTCATCATCAGGATTGGGCTGGCCGTTGTGGCCCGAGCCACTGTGTCCCTCTTCCCAGGGCCCTTCTTACTAAAGAGACTGAACTTTTGCCCTGGCAAGATCCTCCTGTCCCACTCATTCTGTTTCCATGCAGATGTCATGAAACGAGCCTGCGCTGACATTACTGTCAATATCATTTATGGGCTGTATGTGGTTCTGTCCACAGTGGGTTTTGACTCCTTGCTTATTGTGCTGTCCTATACCCTTATTCTTCATACAGTGATGAGTCTGGCCTCTCCCAGGGAGCGTATCCGGGCCCTCAACACTTGTGTTTCTCATATTTTAGCCGTTCTGGTTTTCTTCATCCCAGTCATAGGTGTGTCCATGATCCACCGTTTTGGGAGACACCTTCCGCCCATAGTACACGCCCTTGTTGCCTACGTGTACCTGGTGGTGCCCCCTGTGCTCAACCCCATCATCTACAGTGTCAAGTCCAAGCCCATCAGGGAGGCCATGCTTAGGGTGctgagggagaagaggaaaggtTGA